Genomic segment of Anguilla rostrata isolate EN2019 chromosome 13, ASM1855537v3, whole genome shotgun sequence:
ACTAGAagtgttttcttgctttaaaccacaaatgCATGCCCCCATACTAGCCAAAAAAGTCCACAGGTCTAAACCTTAATCACACAAAATGATTATATCAATAAACATAAGAAACTGTACTATCCCTCCTAATTCAAATGTTAAGCATCAAATGTTCTTCTTTCAAGTCATTGTAAAGATGAGTTTGCacttgaaataatgaaataattatctatttttattctgtgacattttatagacactttgctttttaaaaaaaatatccttgtACTGAATTAGTCAGCTAAGAgaacagaaatgcaaatgagTTAGGAACAGGTGATTATTGTTATTTCGCACATACAGTATGGAAGCCTGAGTGTAGAACAGCGATGACCCATTGTGCTATTCTTTGGCAGCATGTGTAAAAGATTTGTGGAAATGGGGTGCACACAACCATGAAACCGATGTTGGGGTGACAGCACCCCAACAACATGGTAGAGGACAGCAAACCTCAGCGTTCACATGCAGTGGAAGGGTAACAGCACAGTCAGTTTAGCTTAGTTTGGCcccattgtgtgtgttttttttacactttggcCCTTTGGCTCGAGTCACAACTGGTAGCTTTGTTAATGTATAACCACTCCGCCTTATGAGCCTGCATTGGCTGGAAGTACCAATAGATTTTGCCCTCTGGTAAAGTGGAGACTCCTTTATTGCCTTGGCTATGTATTTTGTGATTCACTGCCATGGCATTTGGCTGATGAACAGGCACTGCTATGCAAACCCTGGAACAACAGACCTTTTGACATTATGCTACCAAGTCTGCTGTAGCCAGTCTGCTGAGTCATTTAGCTGTTGCAGCATAGGACTGCTTGTTATATAGCTGGGTAGACTTGATAGAACTGGAACTGTCCTGCCAGAATGAATCACTGAGAAGGGCtagctctttgtttttttgtgaatactGTAGACATAACCGATACGTAATTAATTCAGTCTGCATTGAGCCCATTAAATTATCCATCAATTTGGTCATTAATGACTGACCTCTAAAGATGTCAGTGTTTTATGTACAATATACCTGTCTTTGCAGTATAGCAGTGCCTGATGGATTGACATTGAACAATGGCATTGTTCTCAGGAAGAATGCCAGTAGAGAGCACAGAATATGTTTATTGCTTGTTAGCAATAATTtacctttgttttatttgatagTTCAAGTTTCCTGCTTGCATGTGGACTAATGCTTATCCATGATGATATAGCAGAAATGAAGAGTTGTGCTAATGCTACGTACAGTCTCCTTCGagcttttaacatttttccaaCACTGTAAGCTAGCTTAGCTCACCATCTCTACAAAATGCAAATTAGCCTGACTAGCCCAGTTAccacaaataaaatttcatgCAAATGAAGGAAATGCTGTCTTGCCAGAGGGGTGGAATACTGGTACTGTTGTAGCACAGCTAGTAAGCAAAGGAACTGCTTCTTTTATTCTGATCATAGGTTAGTTGCCATCAGCAGCTTTGCCTGTAATTGTCTTTTTCTTATTCACAGTTTTCAAGCTGCCATCAACAGAGCCAAGCTAGCTTACTGTGATGGAAAAATACTAAAAGCCCAAAGGATAGTGCAGGTAGTATTAAGCACAACTCTTAATTTCTGCTATGTCATCATGGATAAGCAAGAAGTCCATGTCACCAGGAAACCTCAGCTATCCCAAAAAGTTGTTTTAGTGATTGCATTAACTAcactttctctcattttaaaaataaaaataaattgagaaTAAAGAATTATCGCTAAAATAATCCAAGGACAAAAGAATTATTGCAGATAAGTGAAAGATGAGTTTACATCAGTATAGAGTtaacaaaaatacagacaaaatgtaatattagagaGAGGGAACCTGAGTTAagacacaatacattttttaaattaaaaattcatttatttaatgaaacaagttatcaaacacccatattacCCATTAAacttaactggttgcaccatCATTAGCAGCAATGATTGCAACCAGTCGATTCCTATGATTTGATatgtctttcacattgctgttgAAGAATTGTAGCCCAatctttttttgcagaactgcttcagTTCAGAAAGATTGGTATTGGttaactgcttgtttcaggtcctgtcACAGCATCTTTATTGggttcaagttttttttttcaagttcaagtcaggactttgtcTGGGCCACTCCAGATCTTTaatttggtttcttttcatttggttcagatgtggacttgcttttgtgttttggatcattgtctggctgcataacccaattacacttcagccTCAGCCCAtggacagatgactggacaGAATGACTAAGAATGTTCTGGTACAGATGGAATTCGTTGTtgcttcaataatggcaagtcatccaggtcccgaggcagcaaagcatcccaaCACCATCACATTACCACctcatgtttgactgttggttgATGTTGATGTTCTTACTATGAAATGCAGTTgatttatgccagacataatagGACCTCTGTTGTCCACTTCTGACTCATGTGTGCATAGAACATTATCCAAAAAGAAATGGGGATCATCcaggaagcttttttttttcttctttttgcaaatgcgagatgagcattgatgcttctcttggttagcagtggttttgAATCCTATTTTTCCCCAGTtgctttcttattgtggagtcatgaacacacCTTCGCTGATGCTACAGAGGCCTGTGGTTCTGTGGATGTTCTGGGATCATTTGTGACTTCTTGGAGGAGTTGTCACTGTGCCCTTAGAGAAATTTTGGCTGGCTGGCccctcctgggaagattcaccactgttacaagtgttctccatttggagattaTGTCTATCTCTGTGATTCGGTGGAGTCCCAGAACCTAAGAAATAGTTTGTAACcttttccagactgatatattttttaaagaagactttttttcctcatctcttctggaatttcctttgatcatggcatattgtacttgtagaaactttgtgatGAGGTTTAAATATGGCTGCAATCAagtctggctgtgttcaatcagctgaatctaattatcagttaaatttggttaattggttgagtAACTGAGGGGGCAATGACTTCTTCACATGGGTGacgtgtttatttcattttttttttcattaaataaattaaataataatttcaagaACGTGTTTTGTGTTGACTCcatttccctttgtctaatattatagATCTGAAACcgttcagtgtgacaaatatgcaataatagaggaaatcaggcaGAGAACAAATACTTTTACGTGGCACTGTGGCCTGCATGCAGggaaacacaaaatggacagtTACTTTGCAGGAAGAGGCCTAACGACACGCTTGTTGTCGACATGCGTGCGTAGCGTTGCTAAAAAGAGGACATGCCCGTTGAGCAAGAAAGGCGTGAAAATGAGCCGGTCTGACAGCGACGGCGGTTGTCGGAAGAGCGTAGCCTCCACGGAAGAGGAAGTTGATGGAAGCATGTTTCAGAGGTAGCAGGCTGCTGCTTGCCtttcactgatgttttttttttttgctttttgagaACGCGAGTTGGGATGCGCGATATTGAAATGTTGGCCGATGTCGAATAACTCAGGGCTGCCCGACGCTGTGCCTGGAGATCTGTCGTCCTTTTGGCTTTCACttcaactctaacaaagcacacctctttcaacagctagagatttcATTGTGGTtctgattagtagaatcgggtgtgtaaaattagggttgaaacgaaaacctacaggactgtagatctccaggaacagggttcaGCAGCCTTGCAATAGCTGATAAAGAGCTATTACtgatttgtgaaaccatttacagatttgtgactTTTTCTACAAAAATATCTTCGGTTATGACCCACAATCCACCTGCGTTACAATAACCAGGTGTACTCTAATGAACGCAACACAAGGCCACCTCAGTGATAACCACAACCTGAAAGAAGGACCCAGCTGCGCACAAATTGATATATAAAAGGCAAGCAGGCATTTATTATACAGCAGAGCAGGGGGTTGGATCTATATGTCTTAAAGATGTTCTAAGCATATATATCAAAAGTCCATTCCCCAATCCCTCTTAGACGTTCCGCGGTAGAAAATGGAGTAATTGCTGACTACCTTACAGCCTGTGCTCTtatctaaaataattttctgtaaCTAAGAAGTAGTGCAGGCAGCACTGGCGATGTTACAGTCACGTTAAAGGTGATGGTGTTGTAAGGATTGGTAGACAGCAGGACAGCGGACTGTGGACTATAAACGATAGACTGAGGTCTAATGGAAAAATATGCGCATTGTCAGTCAGTATGCAGTCCTGCATCTTTTTAATAGCGCTGCCCTGTGACGGTTCCGGCGTCCGCAGCAACAGGCATCCCTCGGCCCGGTTGCCAGGCGATGgcgtggcccccccccccccccccccccagcgcatTTTCAAATCGGGATTTCCTCAACGGGCCTGCGACGTCATTAACTTCACCTGTAGGGAGATGGAAACGAACGCGGCAGCAGCAGAACGCTACGCACAAAAAGAATACTACGGAGGTGTTCCGTCGCCAAGGAGAGACTCTTCAGTCATCAAGAGCTCTGTGTTTACAGCAAACATTTGTGTTTCAACTGAACAATGACCCGAAGCCCAAAACGAAAACTATATAGGTATTGCGTTAATATCCAGAAGGTCAGTAGTCTGGAATTAGCCTGCCAAACCCCACACTTAATTCCCACTGGTCTGTGAAGCAACCTGCCTGCCAATGCTGTTTGTCTTGCTTCACAGTTGGTACAAATTTTCCTGGAATTGTGGGCAAAAATTGCAAACTCAAAATATGCAGTGCTCATACAGACATGTAGGGCACAAGGCTCAGACCTGCAGTTGCTCCCGAAGGCTCATCTACAAAGTATTGTGGgtgaatatttttgtaaatgagaaaTGTTACCAAGGCTTGaatattggaaaaatatttttgcatcataaatgtgtttaaatttgCATTGAAAATGTGAAGGCGAAAAGCAAATAATTACTTTGATAATTGTTATGGActaaattctttaaaataaaaaaaagaaagtaatgaCGAATAGAAATGGAGTCCATATTTGACCATTGTGGGCAGTGGTTTGAAAAGTAGCTTGAAAACTGGGATGAGATGAGAGAAAATGGCCGTGCCCTGTAaatctgcagctgcagtagGTGCCTGAGCGTTCTCAGTCCTGTCCGAGGCTGTACTGACTAACCCACTGTTCCCACAGGTATTGGGATGGATTCGTGTGTGATCCCTCTTAGGCATGGGGGTCTCTCTTTGGTCCAGACCACCGATTTCTTCTACCCTCTGGTGGAGGACCCTTACATGATGGTGAGTTTTCTTTAGTCAGCTGCAACTTGTTGATAGTTTCACACAATTCTTGCATAAATCTACTCATTGGTGGAATCTGTGCCTTTAAGAGACTTTAAGGTGCCTTTATCTGACAGGTTGTCGGGTATCTATGGTACATTCTGGTGTGTGTATCTGACAGGTTGTCCGGGTATCTATGGTATATTCTGGTGTATTTATCTGACCGATTGTAAGGGATATACGGTATGTTTTGGTGTGTGCATCTGACAGATTGTGCGGTATATTCTGGTGTGTGTAGCTGACAGATTGTAATGTATATGCAGTATATTCTGGTGTGTGTAGCTGACAGATTGTGATGTATATGCGGTATATTCTGGTGTGTGTATCTGACAGATTGTGAGGTATATGCGGTACAATCTGTCAGATACACACACGAGAATATAAGGCATATATGGGCTACTCTGTAAGTACCACCATTTCCCCCTCAGGGCCGCATTGCCTGTGCCAATGTCCTGAGCGACCTGTACGCCATGGGCATCACTGAGTGCGACAACATGCTCATGCTGCTGAGCGTCAGTCAGAAGATGAACGACAAGGTGAGCaaatgctctctccctccctctctctcgctctctctgcagttCAAATCCGCACAGTACGGTATCATTTCCTTCGGGTTTAGCATGTTTCTTAATGCTTAGTGGTTACACGTTTAAAAGGCACAcctaataatattattattattattattattattattattattattaacaacattttaaagttaGTACTAACCCCTCCATGGGGATCGCCGCTAACTGCAGTGAAATCTCTCTGCCACCGCGGCATAGGAAATTCCATATATGGAATATATCATATATCCATATACGAGCTTCTCTTTTCTGAATTCCCCATTTGCAGTGAACGTGATGctgctttttcttatttattttcttatttacccattacaggcatttagcaggcgctcttatccaaagcgacttacacaacttttcacatagcattttacactgcatccatttatacagctggatatacgcTGACGCAATGCAGGTCGAGTACCTTGCTCttgggtacaacggcagcgccttacccgggaatcgaacctgcgaccttcaggttacgaggccagctccttacccgttacgCTACGCCGCCGCCCCCAACGCAGTGCCGCTGTTCCTTTCTCAGGAGCGGGAGAAGGCGATGCCGCTGATGATACAGGGCTTCCGGGACGCTGCCGAGGAGGGCGGGACCTCGGTCACGGGGGGGCAGACCGTCATCAACCCCTGGATCATCATCGGGGGCGTGGCCACCGTCGTGTGCCAGCCCAACGACTTCATCATGTgagtcccgccccgccccctcggcgGTGCGTGCCCGcggcgtgcgtgcgcgcgcttGTACGCACGGAGAGATGGGATCAACGCGGGATCCTGCCGTCTTTCGCGCCGAGCGAGCGCGCTGCCTTCGGAAAATGCGAGGAGCCTGTGCTGATCTCGAGGGTCACGTGCTTTTAAGTCGAGTTGGGTCTGCTGACTTGCAAAACCTCTGTAggaaaatgaacttttttgtgaaatgtaaatgcaggaCACACGCAAAATGTGGAATCTGTAGGGATCCACTGCAGCCACATATGTTGATTTGATGAGCTGAGTCCAAGTAGtgaaattttgcacattttagtcTGTGAGGATGTAAACAACAAGCACACCCAATCAGTTGTAACTGAACTTTCATACAGCAACGGGAATGAGATTTCTTCATCTGATGCATTGTATATGATATGTAGCTAACTAATATCATGAAAGTATGTCATCACACAACGTTTGACAAGCCAGCCAATGTACAGTTGAACCAAGTATACAAAATGTAGGCTCCAATATTGTTGCCAACCTGTTGCCTTGCCTCATGTTGCAAAAAGCATGAAGTTTGTCTTGGCTAAAGTTAACAAGATATGGTGGCtagctaaaatgtaattaatccATAATCACATGAATCCATAGTTCATGAATTAGCTGGCCAGTTTAGTAACTGTCTATAATGTGGGTGATATTACTTGGTGTAGAATAAGGTGAATACATGCTAACGTTTAAAAAGATACAGTGTACCGGGCCTTAGCTGGACAGTCATTATTGGACAGTGTTTTCTGTTCTTGGCGAATGTGGCGTGCTTACAAGCATTCAAGATCACCCAGAAGAGTAAAAGGCGCAGTGGCACATTCCAAACGATGTTGGCTACAGTTGGTCACTATGTGCCCTTGGAGTGATGTTGTAAAACACACTATTGCCCAATGAATGTGTAACTATTGAAGTCCATTGGTCTAAATTGGAACATGTGGTTACACGGTCACATGCCGATAGTAATGACTGTTGCCCAGAAGCTGAAGAGGCACAGCTGCACGTTGACTTCTGCAGAAACTCTCCTCTCATAGTTATCCTTgagtgcttctctctctcctctcatagTTATCCTTGagtgcttctctctcctctcatagTTATCCTTgagtgcttctctctctcctctcatagTTATCTGTGAATgcttctctgtcctctctcacaggcCAGACAGTGCGGTCCCAGGTGACGTGCTGGTGCTCACCAAACCACTGGGAACTCAAGTGGCGGTCAACGCCCATCAGTGGCTGGACAATGTGAGCGTTGAAGAATTATTATCACTAATTACGCAAATGATTTAGAGGTTCAGCTGTCAATGggctgatgtttttttatgcGTTTCTACAACAACAAATACTAACTACGTGTCCAGaattaataaatgcaataacaatgataacaacacatgtcaaatatttttttctctctctgtttagcctgataaatggaataaaatcaAGCTGGTGGTGTCGAAGGAGGAGGTCGAGCAGGCATATCAGGAAGCCATGCTGAATATGGCCACGCTGAATAGGACAGGTAACAGTCACACCCTCTCCCTTACCCTAAACCCAAGACAggtaacacacactcactcccttaCCCTGAACCCAGGACAGGTAACACACTCACTCCCTTACCCTACAACCAGGACAGGTAACACATCCACTCCCTTACCCTAAACCCAGGACAGGTAACACACTCACTCCCTTACCCTACAACCAGGACAGGTAACACATCCACTCCCTTACCCTAAACCCAGGACAGGTAACACACTCACTCCCTTACCCTAAGCCCAGGACAGGTAACACTCACTCCCTTACCCTAAACCCAGGACAGGTAACACACTCACTCCCTTACCCTAAACCCAGGACAggtaacacacactcactcccttaCCCTAAACCCAGGACAGGTAACACACCCACTCCCTTACCCTAAACCCAGGACAGGTAACACACTCACTCCCTTACCCTAAACCCAGGACAGGCAACACACTCACTCCTTACCCTAAACCCAGGACAGGTAACACACTCACCCCTTACCCTAAACCCAGGACAGGTAACACACTCACTCCTTACCCTAAACCCAGGACAggtaacacacactcactcccttaCCCTACACCCAGGACAGTAACACACCCACTCCCTTACCCTAACCCAGGACAGGTACCACTCACTCTCCCTTACCCTAAACCCAGGACAGGTAACACACTCCATCCTTACCCTAAACCCAGACAGGTAACACACTCACCCTTACCCTAAACCCAGGACAGGTAACACACTCACTCCCTTACCCTAAACCCAGGACAGGTAACACACTCACTCCCTTACCCTAAACCCAGGACAGGTAACACACTCACTCCCTTACCCTAAACCCAGGACAGGTAACACACTCACTCCCTTACCCTAAACCCAGGACAGGTAACAGTCACACCCTTACCTGTAAAACGCATCACGATAACTAACCTGCATATGCACCCTTAACTGTTGCAAAGCAATATGTGGGCTGGGGAGAGGTGTTCATTCCCAGGTCCtaaaatttagaaaataaatcctCTTACTTCCCcttgtcccccccacccccagctgccGCCCTCATGCACACCTTCAACGCCCACGCCGCGACGGACATCACGGGCTTCGGCATCCTGGGCCACGCCCGCAACCTGGCCCAGCAGCAGCGGAGCGACGTGGCCTTCGTCATCCACAACCTGCCCATCCTGGCCAAGATGACCGCCATCAGCAAGGCCTGCGGGAACCTGTTCGGCCTGCTGCAGGGCACGTCCTCGGAAACCTCCGGTAAGGGCTCCAGCCCTGCGCTCGCGTACGCTAGCGCGCGTATGCTAGCGCGTGTATGCTAGCGCACGTATGTAAGCATTCGGGCGTTTATACTGCAAAAAACCCTCCCCAGATTACTGTTCAcacgctctctcgctctctctcactctctctcgctctctctcactctctctctctctctcctgctctctctcactctctgtctctctcactctctctcccgctctctctcactctctctcgctctctctctgtctctctcactctctccccccctctctctctctctcctctctcctctcctctcctctctctctccctccctctctcctctctcctctctctcctctctccccctctctcctctctcctctctccctctcctctctctctccctccctctctccccctctctctctccctcccctctctctcctcctctctctctctctctctcccctctctcctcctcctctctctctctctcctctctcccctccccccctctctctctctccctctctctctctctctctctgtctctctctgtgtctctctctctctctctcaggcggGCTGCTGATCTGCTTGCCTCGGGAGCAGGCCGCGCGCTTCTGCGCGGAGATGAAGTCCAGCCggctgggcggggtggggccggagggcggggccggggagggCCAGCAGGCCTGGATCATCGGCATCGTGGAGAAGGGCAGCCGCTGCGCGCGCATCATCGACAAGCCGCGCATCATCGAGGTCCCGCCGCGCGGCTCCGTCAGCGGCTGCGGCCAggagggcggcggcggcaaCAACAACGCCGCCAACAGCACCGGCGTGCCCAGCCCCACGGAAACgcagccccccaccccgctcacCTGAGGCTCCGCCGCCGGGCTTCGCTGagccctcctcctcttcctcctcctcccccctaacgccttctcctcttcctcccccctaATGCCCCCTCCTACCCTTCGCTCGTTTCTCTgctgtctttttctttccctgccttgtcctgtccttctccctgcTTATAgttgagcaggtgtgtgtggttcgTGTGAGTGcattcccccctcccacccatccccctctttcttcccctcctctctgcctttccaccccaccccactcatccccccatcccctcttttttcctcccccctcctctctgccgtCCATTTCTCCTCCCTGTTCAGCCGCAGGGTTGAGAGCATCAGACCAAAAaatcctttcctttcctctcagtgggaggggggatggaCGGCAGGCCGCTTGCGTTAGCTTCCCCTTCCGTTTCGTCATCTCGCCGCGTCTCTCGTTTGatggcctttttttcctctttttttaaataaaaaagctcCACTTCTCTCCCAGGCTGTGAGTAGGCCAGAATTGACCAGTGTAAAGTGATATTCGATGGAGCTCGATTGGTCTTCAACAGAGGGAAACGGAATTGATTTTGTACAAGGGAAATAAACATTCCATACTTCCACAAGTCCGCTTCATACACAAtagatataaaaaaatgaaaaaaaaaaatccatctttcatctttaaaaagcaaatttgaCTCATCTGTGAGATTTGAGGGAAATTTGCTATGAATGTGTTTTCAAATTGGTGcaacagtaaagaaaaaaatatatatcaaaaaggaagaaaaaaaaacattatcagaAAGTCATCTCTGTATGATCGCATATTTCAAAAAGGGTTTGTCTGTTTTGGGAACTGGAACAGACATGGTGATCTGTAGTGAAAAATGGTTTCCCTACCGGTGTGGCctgtgtacatgtttttttggaaatgttctttAAATTGGCATCAGTTTTGAGACCCCCCACTTTAACGGTGCTTGCAAGTTAGCAACATTCTGCCAGGATGTGTTGGCACTTAAAATAAAAGGGGGGTGTCCCAAGATTTTcctcaagtgtttttttttttttttttgcaaggttGTTAGAATGTCTGTTGTGTATTCGGATACCTAATTTGCCTGTGAATGGTAGTAGCCCCCCAAAGAAGAATTGCTTCTTTACGGAGAGACAGTGACCATTGCCAATGACAAAAAAGGGGGCTTCTGAATAATTGATGATGGATTGATgatgttgggggaggggggggggggtatttaatGATGCTTAAATTAATGGACTATGTGAACAGATTGGcctgttattgttttttcccctctcattgtgttagatttttaaaaaaatcttttcaacaGTGATGTTGCTTGTCCTTTTCTCTTTGGTTAATTGACTAGCCACACAAAATGCTGAGAGTACAAACCAGCTCCACCCTTGGCGTCAGAGAGAGGCTTGAGCAGCTCCCTCTGGACCAATGGGGAGGATCCGGGGTTTCTGGTCCTGTCAGCCGATTGGCTGTAGTGGCCCAGAAATCTCCTGCTTCCTTCTGCTTATGATGCTCCGTCCTTCAAACCCCAGTGGGGATGGGCGGAGTTGATGTTGCTGTGGAGAAGGGGGCAGGCCCCGGAGCGGTTTTGTCCAATCAGCTGGCtactttgttcattttcattcttcagTCACTGTCAATAAAAGATGGATGTAGATTCTTTCCCGTGTCTGGGCCTGTTTACTTTCGTTATTACAGTGCTAACGATGGTCTACAGTGAATGTGTCCCTGCCAGACATTTAGAGCTGTGGGGTGTCCTTGGTTTTTGCCATTACCTTTAAATCCACAGCAAATTTCCTGACTTGGAAGCAAGGTGTGTTGATTCCTTAGCTCCACTGGGTATTCACTGAATAATTTGACAAAGCTTTCACTTGAACAAAGATGGCTTACTAAAAATGGCCACCGTGTGGcagtatttctgttttattttgtttgaaattcatgaatataaaaaacattcatttattttaccatgaaatGTGGATCATGTATAACcgtaatgatcagcgctatgtatggaggaaaaaaggtgaggcttttaatctgaagaacactaTTCCAACTTTGaagtgttttgctggaaaaggaaTTGGAGCACTTCAGAAAAGACTCCTTTTCCTCTCTACTACATTTTTCCATTGCTCTAGAGGCCGCTGTTGAGCTTTTAACGTTGGCAATAGGTGTTTTGTGTACCCTAGATGCTAAGAATGGATATGaattaaatggattaaattaaaCAAGGCATTTGACACAGCTACTGTAAATCAAtagactaataataatacattttttttatattgcacCTTTCAAGCAAAGAGTACAAAGTGCTTTCCAAAACAGATAAAAGAAAAAGGTATACAATTACAACACAAGGAAACAAAAGCAGTATAAAAGAAAATTcacagcaaa
This window contains:
- the sephs3 gene encoding selenide, water dikinase 3 codes for the protein MDSCVIPLRHGGLSLVQTTDFFYPLVEDPYMMGRIACANVLSDLYAMGITECDNMLMLLSVSQKMNDKEREKAMPLMIQGFRDAAEEGGTSVTGGQTVINPWIIIGGVATVVCQPNDFIMPDSAVPGDVLVLTKPLGTQVAVNAHQWLDNPDKWNKIKLVVSKEEVEQAYQEAMLNMATLNRTAAALMHTFNAHAATDITGFGILGHARNLAQQQRSDVAFVIHNLPILAKMTAISKACGNLFGLLQGTSSETSGGLLICLPREQAARFCAEMKSSRLGGVGPEGGAGEGQQAWIIGIVEKGSRCARIIDKPRIIEVPPRGSVSGCGQEGGGGNNNAANSTGVPSPTETQPPTPLT